One stretch of Kogia breviceps isolate mKogBre1 chromosome 18, mKogBre1 haplotype 1, whole genome shotgun sequence DNA includes these proteins:
- the IL34 gene encoding interleukin-34 isoform X2 yields MPRGFAWLRYLGILLGMALGNEGLEVWPLTRSEECAITGFLRDKLQYRNRLQYMKHYFPINYRVSVPYEGVLRVANVTRLRARVSQQELRYLWVLVSLSATEWVQEVLLEGHPSWKYLEEVHTLLLDVKQDLPGVEVSPQVEAVFSLLSAPGSLKLVRPKALLDNCLRVMELLYCSCCKQSSVLNWQDCEVPRPQPHSPEPSSQCVAAQPYPLRQQPPASLPHHPASTAGAPAQ; encoded by the exons ATGCCCCGGGGATTCGCCTGGCTGCGCT ATCTCGGGATCCTCCTGGGCATGGCCTTGGGGAACGAGGGTTTGGAGGTGTGGCCCTTAACCCGGAGCGAGGAGTGTGCCATCACTGGCTTTCTGCGGGACAAGCTGCAGTACCGGAACCGCCTTCAGTACATG AAACACTACTTCCCCATCAACTACAGGGTCAGTGTGCCGTATGAGGGGGTACTCCGAGTGGCCAACGTCACCAGGCTG AGGGCCCGGGTGAGCCAACAGGAGCTGCGGTATCTGTGGGTCTTGGTGAGTCTCAGTGCTACTGAGTGGGTGCAGGAGGTGCTGCTCGAGGGCCATCCATCCTGGAAGTACCTGGAGGAGGTACACACGCTGCTGCTGGATGTCAAACAAGACCTCCCG GGTGTGGAGGTCAGCCCCCAGGTGGAAGCAGTGTTTTCCCTCCTGAGTGCCCCAGGAAGCCTGAAGCTGGTGCGGCCCAAAGCTCTGCTGGACAACTGCTTGCGGGTCATGGAACTGTTGTACTGCTCTTGCT GTAAACAAAGCTCTGTCCTAAACTGGCAGGATTGTGAGGTGCCAAGGCCTCAGCCTCACAGCCCGGAGCCCTCGTCACAGTGTGTGGCTGCCCAGCCGTACCCCCTGCGCCAGCAGCCCCCCgcctccctgccccaccacccGGCATCCACGGCTGGAGCCCCGGCTCAGTGA
- the IL34 gene encoding interleukin-34 isoform X1, whose amino-acid sequence MPRGFAWLRYLGILLGMALGNEGLEVWPLTRSEECAITGFLRDKLQYRNRLQYMKHYFPINYRVSVPYEGVLRVANVTRLQRARVSQQELRYLWVLVSLSATEWVQEVLLEGHPSWKYLEEVHTLLLDVKQDLPGVEVSPQVEAVFSLLSAPGSLKLVRPKALLDNCLRVMELLYCSCCKQSSVLNWQDCEVPRPQPHSPEPSSQCVAAQPYPLRQQPPASLPHHPASTAGAPAQ is encoded by the exons ATGCCCCGGGGATTCGCCTGGCTGCGCT ATCTCGGGATCCTCCTGGGCATGGCCTTGGGGAACGAGGGTTTGGAGGTGTGGCCCTTAACCCGGAGCGAGGAGTGTGCCATCACTGGCTTTCTGCGGGACAAGCTGCAGTACCGGAACCGCCTTCAGTACATG AAACACTACTTCCCCATCAACTACAGGGTCAGTGTGCCGTATGAGGGGGTACTCCGAGTGGCCAACGTCACCAGGCTG CAGAGGGCCCGGGTGAGCCAACAGGAGCTGCGGTATCTGTGGGTCTTGGTGAGTCTCAGTGCTACTGAGTGGGTGCAGGAGGTGCTGCTCGAGGGCCATCCATCCTGGAAGTACCTGGAGGAGGTACACACGCTGCTGCTGGATGTCAAACAAGACCTCCCG GGTGTGGAGGTCAGCCCCCAGGTGGAAGCAGTGTTTTCCCTCCTGAGTGCCCCAGGAAGCCTGAAGCTGGTGCGGCCCAAAGCTCTGCTGGACAACTGCTTGCGGGTCATGGAACTGTTGTACTGCTCTTGCT GTAAACAAAGCTCTGTCCTAAACTGGCAGGATTGTGAGGTGCCAAGGCCTCAGCCTCACAGCCCGGAGCCCTCGTCACAGTGTGTGGCTGCCCAGCCGTACCCCCTGCGCCAGCAGCCCCCCgcctccctgccccaccacccGGCATCCACGGCTGGAGCCCCGGCTCAGTGA